The Candidatus Poribacteria bacterium genome includes the window CGTCTCGCGATCGACGGCGTATTCCGTGTATCCCACCCTGAAGATGTATGAGGGGAACCGTCTGCGCAGCTCTATGGGCGTGCCCGGAAGGATACCCATCGCCATCAGCTTTTGCAACTCCTTGGAGTTTTTCGCCTGGAGGTATGCGATCTTCCCCTTCTGGCCGGGTTTTAGATCGGTCAACGCCGAGACCACCCTTTCGCCCGTCTCCCTTGCTCTCAGACAACATTCCCCTGGAGGTATGGGTTTCCCGTGAGGACAGAATCTGGGATGTCCCAGGAGCGTGCATATGCTTTCGTCGATCCCCTCATAAAGCAGGTGTTCGAACCTACAGGCCCTGTCCTCCAGGATCTGGGAGCCGGTTTCCAGCACGTCATAAAGCAATCTTTCGGCAAGCCTATGACGTCTTATGGCGTTTCTGGCCTCTTCACGTCCTTTCGGCGTTAGAACGAGCTTGCCGTCCTTCAGAATCAATATCCCCTTATCTATCAGCTCTTTGATCGCTTCATCGTCCGGTGGAACACCTATGTGATCTGGCGTGATGGTTTTATTCCCCTCCTCCTCTTCGGTCCATATCTCTTCCAGTATCTCCTGAGCCTGATTGCTTATCTTCATCGCGCAATCTCCTCAGCAATCTAGTTATAAACCCCTCCCCCTCCTTGAGCGTCTCGTAGCCGCAGTTAGGGCATTTCACCAGCCTGCAGTTTCTGCCGAAAGGGCAGCTCCGGCAGGCCGGGCTGTTTCTCTCGTCAAATTCAAAGCCGCAAAACGGACATTTCATCCGAAATTCACCGCCTTAAGGATCAGGTTTGTCAGGAAGCCCACTAGAAAGGAGAACGGGATTATGAAACCCACCACCGAGAGAGTGACCTTCCACCCGCGCTCCTTACACATCACGAGAAATTGGGCTATACAGGGCACGAAGAGCGTCAATGTGACGGCGGCCACCACCAGTTGAGCGTCGCCGAGAAGCCCCGTCTTCTGTATGTCATACAGCCCTGCTGCCCCATAATCCCGCCTGAAAAATCCATATAGGAAAGCCTTCGCCGTCTCCGGAGGCAACCCTATGGCGCGAACGGGATAGCCCGTCAGTTTAACGAGCAGATCGAAGATCCTGGTTATCCTCCCGATCCATATCAGCACGCTTGCCAGGATGAACATCGGCAGAACCTCGACGAAATACCACTGCATCCGAGCCATGGTCTTGTTCAACACGTTCGAGATCTTAGGCAGCCTGAGCGGTGGTATCTCCATATAGAAGGTCGGCCCCTCGCCCGGCATGAGCTTGGATGCCAGATATCCGGAGAGCAGGAATATACCCACCACAACCGATCCCCATATCAGAAAGGCCGGCAGTCTTCCCGAAAAGAGGCCCGTTATCACGCCATATTGGGCTGAACATGGGATAGCTAAAGCCAGCAGGAAGGTCGCTATTATCCTCTCTCGCCGCGTCTCGAGAATTCTGGTCACGATCGTGGCCATGGTATCGCATCCCAACCCCAAAACTATCGGTATAACCGCTCTGCCGTTGAGACCTATCCTCTTGAAGAGCCGATCCACCAGCATCGCCAGCCTGGGGAAATATCCCGAATCCTCCATGATCGAAAAGACCAGGAAAAAGATCCCGACGATAGGCAGGATTATCGCCACGGCATACCGAACTCCTAACGTGATTATGCCGTATTCATGCACAAAGAGATCCTGGAGTATGGGCCAGGGGATGATCTTCTCGAAGAAGAGCGTCACATAGGGGTTTATGTATCTCTCGAAGATCACCCCCTCTATGAAGTCGACGAGCGTCCCGGCGCCAAATCCCCCCACGAGCTTATAGAGGCCGAGATAGAGGACCAAAAGCAGTATCGGTGTGCCCGTCCATGGATTCATCATCAGATCGCTGAGCACCTCGGCGAACCCTCGCCTTTGAACCTCCTCGATTCTGACCGTCTGTGAGATTATGGAATCGGCTTGAGCTTGTCTCTGCATGGTGATAGTGTAAGGCAGGGATCGGTTGAGCTTGGCCTTGGCGGAGGCGATCACCTTGTTCACCTTTTTAGCCCAGCGCTCCTTCGTTTTCACCTTGCCTTCAAGCTCAGCGTCATCCTGTAACAGTAACAGCGCGACCACCCGTTTAGGTATCTCATACTCGCCCTCGAGCAGCGATTCCACCTGAGATATCGCCTCCTCGATCTCCTCACCATACTTCATCCTAATCCCCTCGTCACTCCCGTCCTCCAATCTCTCCTCCACTCGCCGTTTCAGCTCACCGATACCTCTGCCGGTGACGGAGACCGTGCCGACGACCGGTATTCCCAACATTCGCTCCAGTTTTTCCAGGTCTATC containing:
- the feoB gene encoding ferrous iron transport protein B, coding for MPPLQGGWEMRGSCHGSDESHRRGEEKRIKIALVGNPNVGKSALFNALTGRYVTVSNYPGTTVEISRGKARFGNITAEVVDTPGIYSLLPITDEERVARSILFQEKPDLIIHVVDAKNLSRMLPFTLQLLELGIPVVLDLNIMDEAERAGIRIDLEKLERMLGIPVVGTVSVTGRGIGELKRRVEERLEDGSDEGIRMKYGEEIEEAISQVESLLEGEYEIPKRVVALLLLQDDAELEGKVKTKERWAKKVNKVIASAKAKLNRSLPYTITMQRQAQADSIISQTVRIEEVQRRGFAEVLSDLMMNPWTGTPILLLVLYLGLYKLVGGFGAGTLVDFIEGVIFERYINPYVTLFFEKIIPWPILQDLFVHEYGIITLGVRYAVAIILPIVGIFFLVFSIMEDSGYFPRLAMLVDRLFKRIGLNGRAVIPIVLGLGCDTMATIVTRILETRRERIIATFLLALAIPCSAQYGVITGLFSGRLPAFLIWGSVVVGIFLLSGYLASKLMPGEGPTFYMEIPPLRLPKISNVLNKTMARMQWYFVEVLPMFILASVLIWIGRITRIFDLLVKLTGYPVRAIGLPPETAKAFLYGFFRRDYGAAGLYDIQKTGLLGDAQLVVAAVTLTLFVPCIAQFLVMCKERGWKVTLSVVGFIIPFSFLVGFLTNLILKAVNFG
- a CDS encoding metal-dependent transcriptional regulator; the protein is MKISNQAQEILEEIWTEEEEGNKTITPDHIGVPPDDEAIKELIDKGILILKDGKLVLTPKGREEARNAIRRHRLAERLLYDVLETGSQILEDRACRFEHLLYEGIDESICTLLGHPRFCPHGKPIPPGECCLRARETGERVVSALTDLKPGQKGKIAYLQAKNSKELQKLMAMGILPGTPIELRRRFPSYIFRVGYTEYAVDRETADQIYVRLER